The Sphingomicrobium sp. genome has a window encoding:
- a CDS encoding PQQ-dependent sugar dehydrogenase, with protein MTVRSALLATALLIAGCGSPASSPAAQPASGNSARPFTTAQVATFDSPWAMDFLPGSGVRMTNRALVTERGGKLWLVDVATGQKQEVKGVPAVQVAGQGGLGDVVVHPDFAGNQRVYLSFVEPGPNGTSGAAVGYGRLLFTSAAAPGAPVGVSLDGFKIIWRQTPKVSGGGHFGHRIAFASDGTMYVSSGERQKMQPAQDRGSDLGKVIHLTAEGQPIGGRFVTMGHRNPLGLAFALDGRLWEVEMGPEGGDELNLIVAGRNYGWPEASYGSHYGGAEIADDHRGRGFEEPKIWWNPSISPSSLLIYSGDLFPQWKGDALIGALSGQALIRVDVDGDKARKVDQWDMGNRIRAVDQGPRGEVYLLEDGDGARLLRLEPLK; from the coding sequence ATGACCGTCCGTTCGGCCCTTCTTGCGACTGCCCTGCTCATCGCCGGGTGCGGCAGCCCGGCTTCATCGCCGGCGGCCCAGCCCGCGAGCGGCAATAGCGCGCGCCCGTTCACCACCGCTCAGGTCGCGACGTTCGATTCGCCCTGGGCGATGGATTTCCTGCCTGGCTCGGGAGTCCGCATGACCAACCGGGCGCTGGTGACGGAGCGCGGCGGCAAGCTGTGGCTGGTCGATGTCGCCACCGGGCAAAAGCAGGAGGTGAAAGGTGTCCCGGCCGTGCAGGTGGCGGGGCAGGGCGGCCTTGGCGACGTGGTCGTCCACCCTGATTTCGCGGGCAACCAGCGCGTATATTTGAGCTTTGTCGAGCCGGGCCCGAACGGGACCAGCGGCGCAGCGGTCGGGTACGGGCGACTGCTTTTCACCAGCGCGGCCGCGCCGGGGGCGCCGGTGGGCGTGTCGCTCGACGGTTTCAAGATCATCTGGCGGCAGACGCCGAAGGTGTCGGGGGGCGGCCACTTCGGTCACCGTATCGCCTTCGCTTCGGACGGCACGATGTACGTGTCCTCAGGCGAGCGGCAGAAGATGCAGCCGGCGCAGGATCGCGGCAGCGACCTCGGCAAGGTCATTCACTTGACCGCGGAGGGACAGCCGATCGGCGGCCGGTTCGTCACCATGGGCCATCGCAATCCGCTCGGCCTCGCCTTCGCGCTGGACGGTCGTCTATGGGAAGTGGAGATGGGCCCCGAAGGCGGCGACGAGCTCAACCTCATCGTGGCGGGCCGCAACTACGGCTGGCCCGAGGCTTCGTACGGCAGCCATTATGGCGGTGCCGAGATCGCCGACGATCATCGCGGCCGCGGCTTCGAGGAGCCGAAAATCTGGTGGAACCCGTCGATCAGCCCGTCGTCGCTCCTGATCTATTCCGGCGACCTGTTCCCGCAATGGAAAGGTGACGCGCTGATCGGCGCGCTGTCCGGCCAGGCGCTGATCCGCGTCGATGTGGACGGGGACAAGGCGCGCAAGGTGGACCAGTGGGACATGGGCAACCGCATCCGCGCGGTCGACCAGGGGCCGCGAGGCGAGGTCTATCTGCTGGAGGACGGAGACGGCGCGCGGCTGCTGAGGCTCGAGCCGCTCAAGTAG
- a CDS encoding type III polyketide synthase → MIHSRLLSLATAVPPYAITQAEAKEIGRNAFTRKNLFDKLSGVFDNAGIAKRHLVAPHEWYAAPHGWAERNAVYLEAAEALFEEAAVAAIAKASLDPDQIDGVVTVSTTGIATPSLEARVGPRIGLRGNVRRVPVFGLGCAGGVSGLALAARLAASEPGSNWLFVTVETCSISIRLDSNDPAAVVATALFGDGAAAAVVSARGDGAASIAGSAEKLWPDSLGIMGWRVEDPGLGVVFDRAIPPFIEAELAAALADMCAQLGIAREDIGRFCSHPGGAKVIDAIETALALNQGELNLEREVLRDYGNMSAPTVLFVLERLLEQGLPDKTLMTAFGPGFTCSGLLLEAA, encoded by the coding sequence ATGATCCACAGCAGGCTCCTTTCGCTCGCGACGGCGGTGCCGCCTTACGCCATCACCCAGGCTGAGGCGAAGGAGATCGGGCGCAACGCCTTCACCCGCAAGAACCTGTTCGACAAGCTATCGGGCGTGTTCGACAATGCGGGCATCGCCAAGCGCCATTTGGTTGCACCGCACGAATGGTATGCCGCGCCGCACGGCTGGGCCGAGCGAAATGCCGTCTATCTCGAAGCTGCCGAGGCCCTGTTCGAGGAAGCGGCAGTTGCGGCGATTGCCAAGGCGAGCCTCGATCCCGACCAGATCGACGGCGTCGTGACCGTCTCGACCACGGGCATCGCCACGCCCAGCCTCGAGGCGCGTGTCGGCCCCCGGATCGGACTGCGCGGCAACGTCCGCAGAGTTCCCGTCTTCGGCCTCGGCTGTGCGGGCGGGGTCAGCGGTCTCGCGCTTGCCGCGCGCCTTGCGGCGTCGGAACCTGGAAGCAACTGGCTGTTCGTGACGGTCGAGACCTGCTCGATCTCGATCCGCCTCGACAGCAACGACCCCGCCGCCGTCGTGGCGACCGCCTTGTTCGGCGACGGCGCTGCGGCGGCGGTCGTCAGCGCGCGCGGCGATGGCGCCGCAAGCATCGCCGGCTCGGCGGAGAAGCTGTGGCCGGACTCGCTCGGGATCATGGGCTGGCGTGTCGAGGATCCGGGGCTCGGCGTCGTCTTCGACCGCGCGATCCCGCCCTTCATCGAGGCTGAGCTCGCCGCCGCTCTGGCCGATATGTGCGCCCAACTCGGCATTGCCCGCGAAGACATCGGCCGCTTCTGCTCACACCCCGGCGGCGCGAAGGTGATCGACGCCATCGAAACCGCGCTCGCACTCAACCAGGGCGAGCTCAACCTCGAGCGCGAAGTGTTGCGCGACTATGGCAATATGAGCGCGCCGACCGTGCTGTTCGTGCTCGAGCGGCTGCTCGAACAAGGCCTCCCCGACAAGACGCTGATGACGGCCTTCGGACCCGGCTTCACCTGCTCGGGCCTGCTGCTCGAAGCCGCGTGA
- the trmB gene encoding tRNA (guanosine(46)-N7)-methyltransferase TrmB, which translates to MTAHKPGDPLTLNRLYGRSSGHKLRHGQQELIDKLLPQIEVPADGEITAERLFGQRAPLHFEIGFGSGEHLADRADMLPDHAFIGAEPFLNGVATALGHIRDKNLRNVRIWRGDALEVLQRVPDGALSFLYLLHPDPWPKARHAKRRMVNDRPVELFASKLKPNGEFRLATDDPTYLNWSLMVMQRHSQVFEWLAEKPADFLNPSGGWIETRYGAKSRRQGRRPYYLRYRRVA; encoded by the coding sequence ATGACCGCCCACAAGCCCGGCGACCCGCTGACCCTCAATCGCCTGTACGGCCGCTCGAGCGGGCACAAGCTGCGCCACGGTCAGCAGGAGCTGATCGACAAGCTCCTGCCGCAGATCGAAGTGCCCGCCGATGGCGAGATCACCGCCGAGCGGCTGTTCGGCCAGCGTGCGCCGCTCCACTTCGAGATCGGGTTCGGCTCCGGCGAGCATCTCGCCGACCGCGCCGACATGCTGCCCGACCACGCGTTCATTGGTGCCGAGCCCTTCCTCAACGGGGTCGCCACAGCGCTCGGCCACATCCGCGACAAAAATCTGCGCAACGTGCGGATCTGGCGCGGCGATGCGCTCGAGGTGCTGCAGCGCGTGCCGGACGGCGCCTTGAGCTTCCTTTATCTGCTCCACCCGGATCCCTGGCCGAAGGCCCGCCACGCCAAAAGGCGGATGGTCAACGACCGCCCGGTCGAGCTGTTCGCAAGCAAGCTGAAGCCGAACGGCGAGTTCCGGCTCGCGACCGACGATCCGACCTATTTGAACTGGTCTCTGATGGTGATGCAGCGGCACAGCCAGGTCTTCGAATGGCTGGCCGAAAAGCCCGCCGATTTCCTCAACCCTTCGGGTGGGTGGATCGAAACGCGTTATGGCGCCAAGTCGCGACGCCAGGGCCGCCGACCTTATTACCTCCGCTACCGTCGAGTGGCCTGA
- a CDS encoding VOC family protein, protein MSLPPFHLAFPVDDLAASRRFYGGLLGCPEGRSADEWIDFDLFGHQIVAHLAPEAVRARASNAVDGHDVPVPHFGVVLPMAQWKALAKRLEAAGVEFVIAPTVRFEGEPGEQATMFFHDPAGNALEFKAMADPAKLFAKA, encoded by the coding sequence ATGAGCCTGCCGCCCTTCCACCTTGCCTTTCCGGTCGACGACCTTGCTGCCTCACGCCGCTTCTACGGCGGGCTGCTCGGCTGCCCCGAAGGGCGCAGCGCCGACGAATGGATCGACTTCGACCTGTTCGGCCATCAGATCGTCGCCCATCTGGCGCCCGAGGCGGTGCGGGCGCGCGCGTCGAACGCGGTTGATGGTCATGACGTGCCGGTGCCGCACTTTGGGGTCGTGCTGCCGATGGCGCAGTGGAAGGCGCTTGCCAAGCGGCTGGAGGCCGCGGGCGTGGAGTTCGTGATCGCGCCGACTGTTCGATTCGAGGGCGAGCCCGGCGAACAGGCGACGATGTTCTTCCACGATCCGGCCGGCAACGCCCTGGAATTCAAGGCCATGGCCGACCCCGCGAAACTGTTCGCGAAGGCTTAG
- a CDS encoding sorbosone dehydrogenase family protein, whose amino-acid sequence MIRRFLISAAVLALAACGKNPQPIDPAQQVGANPVLPEPEEELIAAVGVAKVVGWKQGETPHVPEGFTIRAMASGLSHPRTVTPLPNGDVLVVESDKAGMEPVDRPKDPIRDLIMKMAHGGGGKKPPQPQRIVLLRDADGDGVAEQRSILVDKLNSPFGIVMVGGDLYVANTDAILRYPFTPGQTAITARPQKIVDLPAGPINHHWTKDLTASPDGSRLYVGIGSNSNIQERGVEAETNRAAIWEVDPKTGAYKVFASGLRNPNGLAFYPGSTTLWAVINERDELGPNLVPDYLTSVRPGAFYGWPYSYYGQHVDPRVRPQRPDLVRKAVAPDYALSSHVAPLGLAFYNGTSFPAGFRGGAFVGEHGSWNRTDPNGYRVVFIRFEGGRPVGKPMNFVSAFLDGKGNARGRPVGVAVDRSGALLIADDVGNTIWRVTARQPAGAAQRT is encoded by the coding sequence ATGATCCGGCGCTTCCTCATCAGCGCTGCGGTGCTGGCGCTCGCCGCTTGCGGCAAGAACCCGCAGCCGATCGACCCGGCTCAGCAGGTCGGCGCCAACCCGGTGCTGCCGGAGCCTGAGGAAGAGCTGATCGCCGCGGTGGGCGTCGCCAAGGTGGTCGGCTGGAAACAGGGCGAGACACCGCACGTGCCCGAAGGCTTCACGATCCGGGCAATGGCGAGCGGCCTTTCGCACCCGCGGACCGTCACCCCGCTGCCCAACGGCGACGTGCTGGTCGTGGAAAGCGACAAGGCCGGCATGGAGCCGGTCGACCGTCCCAAGGACCCGATCCGCGACTTGATCATGAAGATGGCGCACGGCGGCGGCGGCAAGAAACCGCCACAGCCGCAGCGGATCGTCCTGCTTCGCGACGCCGATGGCGACGGCGTCGCCGAACAGCGCAGCATATTGGTCGACAAGCTCAATTCGCCGTTCGGCATCGTCATGGTTGGCGGCGACCTCTATGTGGCCAATACAGACGCGATCCTGCGCTACCCGTTCACGCCCGGGCAGACGGCGATCACGGCACGGCCGCAGAAGATCGTCGATCTGCCGGCGGGGCCCATCAATCATCATTGGACCAAGGACCTGACGGCGAGCCCCGACGGGTCGAGGCTCTATGTCGGCATTGGTTCGAACAGCAACATCCAGGAGCGCGGAGTCGAGGCGGAAACGAACCGCGCCGCGATCTGGGAAGTCGACCCGAAGACCGGCGCCTACAAGGTCTTCGCCAGCGGCCTGCGCAACCCCAACGGGCTGGCCTTCTACCCCGGCAGCACAACCCTGTGGGCGGTGATCAACGAACGCGACGAGCTCGGGCCGAACCTAGTGCCTGATTATCTGACCTCGGTGCGGCCGGGCGCCTTCTACGGCTGGCCGTACAGCTATTATGGGCAGCATGTGGACCCACGAGTGCGGCCGCAGCGCCCCGACCTCGTCCGCAAGGCGGTCGCGCCGGACTATGCGCTCAGCTCGCACGTCGCGCCTTTGGGGCTCGCCTTCTACAATGGAACGAGCTTCCCGGCCGGCTTCCGCGGCGGCGCCTTCGTCGGCGAGCACGGCAGCTGGAACCGCACCGATCCCAACGGCTACCGCGTCGTCTTCATCCGATTCGAGGGCGGACGGCCGGTCGGCAAGCCGATGAACTTCGTCAGTGCCTTCCTCGACGGCAAAGGCAATGCCCGCGGGCGGCCGGTCGGGGTGGCGGTCGACCGCTCTGGCGCGCTGCTGATCGCCGACGATGTCGGCAACACGATCTGGAGAGTCACGGCCCGGCAGCCCGCCGGCGCGGCGCAACGAACCTAG
- the lnt gene encoding apolipoprotein N-acyltransferase, which translates to MLHLLIALVAGAVSAFAFEPVGWWPLLLVGIAALCELLDRSKSLGRSLLLGWVFGVGQFVVGLNWIATSFTYQANMPAWLGWIAVVLLSLYLAVYPAIAAGLAWRFGRDDRVVLVTVLGAAWAITEWLRGTMFTGFPWNPAAAALVPTPLIGVTPLIGTYGLSMIVVLLGGAIWLEYYRKWLPLVVILGATLFLYLLPSSKVPEDPLTIRTVRIVQPNIGQADKWRPGFDEEAARRLAGLSGRPTGEPRLLLWPEAAVTDPLEDARTGEHQAFAEFQRTRAAALLGPGDLLLTGGIALSSPDGVRVNGAANSVFVLGPAGRLAGRYDKAHLVPYGEYLPMRPLLSSLGLSRLAPGDIDFTPGPGPRSIDLGTQWGKVGFQLCYEIIFSGHVVDRKNRPDFIFNPSNDAWFGSWGPPQHLAQARLRAAEEGIPVLRSTPTGISAVIDARGDVVKSLPWRTAGVIQTALPPPGDAVPLFARFGNLLPLFLAFAVMAGGIVLGRKRR; encoded by the coding sequence ATGCTTCATCTGCTCATCGCCCTTGTCGCAGGCGCGGTCTCCGCCTTCGCATTCGAGCCGGTCGGCTGGTGGCCGCTGCTGCTGGTCGGCATCGCCGCGCTTTGCGAGCTGCTCGACCGCAGCAAATCCCTCGGCAGAAGCTTGCTGCTCGGCTGGGTCTTCGGCGTCGGGCAATTCGTCGTCGGGCTGAACTGGATCGCGACGAGCTTCACCTACCAGGCGAACATGCCGGCCTGGCTCGGCTGGATAGCCGTGGTCCTTCTCTCGCTCTATCTCGCCGTTTATCCGGCGATCGCTGCCGGTCTCGCCTGGCGCTTCGGCCGCGACGACCGCGTGGTCCTGGTGACGGTCCTCGGCGCCGCATGGGCGATCACCGAATGGCTGCGCGGCACCATGTTCACCGGTTTCCCATGGAACCCGGCCGCCGCCGCGCTGGTACCGACTCCGCTGATCGGCGTGACGCCGCTGATCGGAACCTACGGCCTGTCGATGATCGTCGTTCTTCTCGGCGGCGCGATCTGGCTCGAATATTATCGCAAGTGGCTGCCCCTGGTGGTGATCCTGGGCGCCACCCTGTTCCTTTACCTGCTGCCGTCGTCGAAGGTGCCGGAAGACCCGCTGACGATCCGCACCGTGCGCATCGTCCAGCCGAACATCGGCCAGGCAGACAAATGGCGCCCGGGCTTCGACGAGGAAGCGGCGCGGCGCCTGGCGGGGCTGTCGGGGCGGCCAACCGGCGAGCCGCGCCTACTGCTGTGGCCCGAAGCTGCCGTCACCGACCCGCTCGAAGATGCGCGCACCGGCGAGCACCAGGCGTTCGCCGAGTTCCAGCGCACGCGCGCCGCCGCTTTGCTCGGACCCGGCGACTTGCTGCTGACCGGCGGCATCGCGCTTTCGTCGCCCGACGGTGTCCGCGTGAACGGGGCCGCGAACAGCGTCTTCGTGCTCGGCCCGGCTGGCCGTCTCGCCGGCCGCTACGACAAGGCGCATCTGGTGCCTTATGGCGAATATCTCCCGATGCGGCCGCTCCTCTCCTCGCTGGGCCTGTCCCGCCTCGCACCCGGGGACATCGACTTCACGCCGGGCCCGGGACCCCGCTCGATCGACCTCGGCACCCAATGGGGCAAGGTCGGCTTCCAGCTCTGCTACGAGATCATCTTCTCCGGCCATGTCGTGGACCGGAAAAACCGCCCCGACTTCATCTTCAACCCGTCCAACGACGCCTGGTTCGGTTCCTGGGGACCGCCGCAGCACCTCGCCCAGGCGCGGCTCCGCGCGGCCGAGGAAGGCATTCCCGTGCTGCGGTCGACGCCCACGGGGATCAGCGCCGTCATCGACGCGCGCGGCGATGTCGTGAAGTCGCTCCCGTGGCGCACGGCCGGCGTCATCCAGACCGCTCTGCCGCCGCCCGGCGATGCCGTGCCGTTGTTCGCCCGGTTCGGCAATTTGCTCCCGCTCTTCCTCGCGTTCGCAGTGATGGCGGGCGGCATTGTGCTGGGCCGTAAGCGCCGCTAG
- a CDS encoding DUF2231 domain-containing protein, with protein sequence MAHDTRYGDNPRSTAQIGGHPLHPMLIPFPITCLVGAFVTDLLYLNSGDRGFAVASHWLLGFGIGTALIAALAGLTDYMGDDRIRRLGVALQHMLANVAAVVIAVINFVIRMDDVTDIRGLGVYLSGAVVLILVYSGWLGGHMVYRHRVAVQETPDKFSGDSAASGDRRP encoded by the coding sequence ATGGCCCACGACACACGCTACGGCGACAATCCGCGAAGCACGGCGCAGATCGGCGGTCACCCGCTGCACCCGATGCTGATCCCGTTCCCGATCACCTGCCTGGTCGGCGCGTTCGTCACCGACCTGCTTTACCTGAACAGCGGCGACCGCGGCTTTGCCGTGGCTTCGCACTGGCTGCTCGGTTTCGGCATCGGCACCGCGCTCATCGCGGCGCTGGCCGGATTGACCGACTATATGGGTGACGACCGCATCCGCCGCCTCGGAGTCGCGCTTCAGCACATGCTGGCGAACGTCGCGGCGGTGGTGATCGCAGTCATCAACTTCGTGATCCGGATGGACGACGTGACCGACATCCGCGGTCTCGGCGTTTATCTCTCGGGCGCCGTGGTCCTCATCCTCGTCTATTCGGGATGGCTCGGCGGACACATGGTCTACCGCCACCGAGTCGCGGTGCAGGAAACGCCCGACAAATTCTCGGGCGATTCCGCTGCGTCAGGCGACCGCCGCCCGTAG
- the metK gene encoding methionine adenosyltransferase, whose protein sequence is MRSNYLFTSESVSEGHPDKVADQISDAIVDLFLSKDPEARVACETMTTTQRVVLAGEIRGQGIMDEEGNWAPGVPAEIEQAVRETVKQIGYEQKGFHWESLNFSNNLHPQSAHIAQGVDAGEDKDEGAGDQGIMFGFACDETPDLMPATLYYSHKILERMAEDRHAGRAPFLEPDAKSQVTLRFEDGKPAKATAIVVSTQHKPGYDQGEKQAELHAYVKKVVADVLPAELLGNETVYHINPTGSFEIGGPDGDAGLTGRKIIVDTYGGAAPHGGGAFSGKDPTKVDRSAAYAARYLAKNIVAAGLARRCTIQLAYAIGVSQPLSLYVDTHGTGTVGDEQIEAAIGRIEKLGGLTPRGIRTHLRLNKPIYKATAAYGHFGRKAEGDLFPWEKTDLVEDLRAAVA, encoded by the coding sequence ATGCGCAGCAATTATCTGTTCACGTCCGAATCCGTCTCCGAAGGGCATCCCGACAAGGTCGCGGACCAGATTTCGGACGCCATCGTCGACCTTTTCCTGTCGAAGGATCCGGAAGCGCGCGTGGCGTGCGAGACGATGACGACGACTCAGCGCGTGGTCCTGGCCGGCGAGATCCGCGGGCAAGGGATCATGGACGAAGAGGGCAATTGGGCGCCCGGCGTTCCCGCCGAGATCGAGCAAGCGGTCCGCGAGACGGTCAAGCAGATCGGCTACGAGCAGAAGGGCTTCCACTGGGAGAGCCTGAACTTCTCCAACAACCTCCACCCGCAATCGGCGCACATCGCGCAGGGCGTCGATGCCGGCGAGGACAAGGACGAAGGCGCGGGCGATCAAGGCATCATGTTCGGCTTCGCCTGCGACGAGACGCCGGACCTGATGCCGGCGACGCTTTACTATAGCCACAAGATCCTCGAGCGGATGGCGGAGGACCGCCACGCCGGCCGCGCCCCGTTCCTCGAGCCCGATGCCAAGAGCCAGGTCACGCTTCGCTTCGAAGACGGCAAGCCGGCCAAGGCGACCGCCATCGTCGTGTCGACCCAGCACAAGCCGGGCTACGACCAGGGCGAAAAGCAGGCGGAGCTTCATGCTTATGTGAAGAAGGTCGTCGCCGACGTCCTCCCGGCCGAGCTGCTCGGCAACGAGACCGTCTATCACATCAACCCGACCGGCAGCTTCGAAATCGGCGGCCCGGACGGTGACGCCGGCCTGACCGGCCGCAAGATCATCGTCGACACCTACGGCGGCGCGGCGCCTCACGGCGGCGGCGCCTTCTCCGGCAAGGACCCGACGAAGGTCGACCGCTCGGCCGCTTATGCCGCCCGCTATCTCGCCAAGAACATCGTCGCGGCAGGCCTCGCGCGCCGCTGCACCATCCAGCTCGCTTATGCGATCGGCGTGTCCCAGCCCCTATCGCTTTATGTGGACACGCACGGCACCGGCACCGTCGGCGACGAGCAGATCGAGGCTGCGATCGGCCGCATCGAAAAGCTCGGCGGCCTGACGCCGCGCGGCATCCGCACCCACCTTCGCCTCAACAAGCCGATCTACAAGGCGACCGCTGCCTACGGCCATTTCGGGCGCAAGGCAGAGGGCGACCTGTTCCCGTGGGAAAAGACCGACCTGGTCGAAGACCTACGGGCGGCGGTCGCCTGA
- the rimP gene encoding ribosome maturation protein RimP, with product MADIAGLERIIGPEVKALGFDLVRIAMIGGTSDPTLQIMAERPDTRQLDISDCETISRRLSEFLDLADPIEGAYRLEVSSPGIDRPLTRLKDFQDWAGHEARITLAEQRDNRKQFSGTLEGVEHHKVKLTDKSGKEHLLPFNDIASAKLVLTDKLINATAPLSTEGADEIQEVEED from the coding sequence GTGGCGGATATCGCCGGACTTGAACGGATCATCGGACCCGAGGTGAAGGCCTTGGGCTTCGACCTCGTGCGCATCGCCATGATCGGCGGCACGTCCGATCCGACGCTCCAGATCATGGCCGAACGGCCGGACACCCGTCAGCTCGACATATCCGATTGCGAGACCATCTCGCGCCGGCTGTCCGAATTCCTCGACCTCGCCGACCCGATCGAGGGCGCCTATCGGCTTGAGGTCAGCTCGCCGGGCATCGATCGTCCCCTCACCCGCCTGAAGGACTTTCAGGATTGGGCGGGGCATGAGGCCCGGATCACGCTCGCCGAGCAGCGGGATAACCGCAAGCAATTCTCCGGCACGCTCGAGGGCGTGGAGCACCACAAGGTCAAGCTCACCGACAAGAGCGGCAAGGAGCATCTCCTGCCGTTCAACGACATCGCCTCGGCCAAGCTGGTCTTGACCGACAAACTCATCAACGCCACCGCGCCGCTCAGCACCGAAGGCGCCGACGAAATCCAGGAAGTAGAGGAAGACTAA
- a CDS encoding hemolysin family protein, which produces MATRGDDGGGSRLWRGIQHLIWGEDSEPTLREEIEDAIDEAEEGDSSRPAPGDLSPAERQMLRNLLHFGEETAGDICVTRGEIIAVPKDITFDDLVRAFADAGHSRLPVYGESLDEVAGMVHIKDVFVALNDPERDRSIDALMRDPLFVPESMGIIDLLARMRAERVHLAIVVDEFGGTEGLVTIEDIVEEIVGEIEDEHDEAEAGMLAMLEDGLWEADARIELEELAEAVDPRLSSDEDEVDTLGGLVFLLAGHIPAKRECVTHPSGWRLEAVDSDPRRIIRVRLHAPDGAVAED; this is translated from the coding sequence ATGGCGACGAGAGGCGACGATGGCGGCGGCTCGCGGCTGTGGCGCGGAATCCAGCATTTGATCTGGGGCGAGGACAGCGAACCCACCCTGCGCGAAGAGATCGAGGACGCGATCGACGAAGCAGAGGAAGGTGACAGCTCGCGCCCTGCACCGGGCGACCTGTCGCCGGCCGAGCGGCAGATGCTGCGCAACCTGCTTCACTTCGGCGAGGAAACTGCGGGCGACATATGCGTGACCCGCGGCGAGATTATCGCCGTCCCCAAGGACATCACCTTCGACGATCTTGTCCGCGCCTTCGCCGACGCCGGCCACAGCCGCCTGCCCGTTTACGGCGAAAGCCTCGATGAGGTCGCCGGCATGGTCCATATCAAGGACGTGTTCGTCGCGCTCAACGATCCTGAGCGCGACCGCTCGATCGACGCGCTGATGCGCGATCCCTTGTTCGTGCCGGAATCGATGGGCATCATCGACCTGCTCGCCCGAATGCGCGCCGAGCGCGTCCACCTCGCGATTGTTGTCGACGAATTCGGCGGCACCGAAGGCCTGGTCACCATCGAGGACATCGTCGAGGAAATCGTCGGCGAGATCGAGGACGAGCATGACGAGGCTGAGGCCGGCATGCTGGCGATGCTCGAGGACGGGCTGTGGGAAGCCGACGCCCGGATCGAGCTGGAGGAGCTTGCCGAAGCCGTCGACCCGCGCCTCTCCTCGGACGAGGATGAAGTGGACACGCTGGGTGGCCTCGTCTTCCTTCTTGCCGGACACATCCCGGCCAAGCGCGAGTGCGTGACCCATCCGTCCGGTTGGCGACTGGAAGCCGTCGATTCCGACCCGCGGCGGATCATCCGCGTCCGGCTGCACGCGCCGGACGGCGCGGTCGCGGAAGACTAA
- a CDS encoding DUF2231 domain-containing protein: MADTLGHRRSRPLAISGRRIASTLLAIPIVCFAGAVLTDWAYLGSDGHLTWLFFSTWLIPAGLVVGGFAAVALLIDAVRLRGGWLAFLLFVAAWAVELINSFVHMRDGWTAVAGLGIILSVIGAVLALLSGWFAAGDRPVAGWEERR; encoded by the coding sequence ATGGCTGACACTCTGGGGCATCGCCGCTCGCGGCCGCTCGCCATCTCCGGGCGGCGCATTGCCTCAACGCTTCTCGCCATCCCGATTGTCTGCTTCGCCGGCGCGGTGCTGACCGACTGGGCCTATCTTGGCAGCGACGGTCATCTCACCTGGCTGTTCTTTTCGACCTGGCTGATCCCCGCGGGTCTGGTGGTCGGCGGCTTCGCCGCGGTCGCGCTTTTGATCGACGCGGTCCGCTTGCGCGGCGGGTGGCTCGCCTTTTTGCTGTTCGTCGCAGCCTGGGCCGTCGAGCTGATCAACAGCTTCGTCCATATGCGCGACGGTTGGACCGCAGTCGCCGGGCTGGGGATCATCCTGTCAGTGATCGGAGCCGTTCTCGCATTGCTCAGTGGCTGGTTCGCTGCCGGCGACCGGCCCGTCGCGGGATGGGAGGAGCGGCGATGA
- a CDS encoding isoprenylcysteine carboxylmethyltransferase family protein gives MRLAVALLLFVTAERLVELWLASRNTARLVAQGALEHAPGHYPLIVAVHVLWLAALWWLAPGRGVDGFWLAIFVLLELARIWVLATLGRRWTTRIIVLPGAPLVRRGPYRFVNHPNYWVVIGEIAVLPLVFGLWLVALIFTLLNAAVLAIRIRAENRALAG, from the coding sequence GTGAGGCTGGCCGTCGCACTCCTGCTGTTCGTCACTGCCGAGCGGCTCGTCGAGCTGTGGCTCGCCAGTCGCAACACCGCCCGTCTCGTCGCCCAGGGCGCCCTGGAGCATGCGCCCGGCCACTATCCGCTCATCGTCGCGGTCCATGTCCTCTGGCTTGCCGCTCTGTGGTGGCTGGCGCCGGGCCGAGGCGTGGACGGCTTCTGGCTGGCGATCTTCGTGCTCCTGGAGCTCGCCCGCATCTGGGTGCTTGCGACCCTCGGCCGGCGGTGGACGACGCGCATCATCGTACTTCCCGGCGCGCCGCTGGTCCGCCGCGGTCCCTATCGCTTCGTCAACCACCCGAACTATTGGGTCGTCATCGGCGAGATTGCCGTCCTGCCGCTTGTCTTCGGCCTGTGGCTGGTGGCGCTGATTTTCACCTTGCTCAACGCGGCCGTCCTGGCGATCCGCATTCGCGCCGAGAACCGCGCGCTCGCCGGCTAA